A stretch of Anaeromyxobacter dehalogenans 2CP-1 DNA encodes these proteins:
- a CDS encoding D-alanine--D-alanine ligase: MSTWTGKRVAVLYGGRSSEREVSLRTGAACADALRQKGHEVVLLDVDLEVAARLRAERVEVAFVALHGRFGEDGSIQGLLESMAIPYTGSGVLASAMGMDKTVSKAIFRSLGLAVADYRVFPRASAGSIGVGDLPFGLPCVVKPAGEGSSVGVHLVNEAAELGPACRDAASHAGDVIVERYVKGTEVDVAVLDGKALGAIEIVPANAFYDYAAKYTAGTTKYFYPARLPEAHVRAVMQAAEAAHRGIGCSGVTRVDFIVAGDGTPYILEVNTLPGMTATSLVPKIAAGLGLSFPDLCERILDGAALKA; encoded by the coding sequence ATGAGCACGTGGACGGGCAAGCGGGTGGCGGTGCTGTACGGCGGACGCTCCAGCGAGCGCGAGGTGTCGCTCAGGACCGGCGCCGCCTGCGCCGACGCGCTCCGGCAGAAGGGGCACGAGGTGGTGCTGCTGGACGTGGACCTCGAGGTGGCGGCGCGGCTCCGCGCCGAGCGGGTCGAGGTCGCGTTCGTGGCGCTGCACGGCCGCTTCGGCGAGGACGGCAGCATCCAGGGGCTGCTCGAGTCGATGGCCATCCCGTACACCGGCTCCGGCGTGCTCGCCTCGGCCATGGGCATGGACAAGACCGTGTCGAAGGCGATCTTCCGCTCGCTCGGCCTGGCCGTCGCCGACTACCGCGTGTTCCCGCGCGCCTCGGCCGGCTCGATCGGCGTGGGCGATCTCCCGTTCGGCCTTCCGTGCGTGGTGAAGCCCGCCGGCGAGGGCTCGTCCGTGGGCGTGCACCTCGTGAACGAGGCCGCGGAGCTCGGCCCCGCCTGCCGCGACGCCGCCTCCCACGCCGGCGACGTGATCGTCGAGCGGTACGTCAAGGGCACCGAGGTGGACGTGGCGGTGCTGGACGGGAAGGCGCTCGGGGCGATCGAGATCGTCCCCGCGAACGCGTTCTACGACTACGCCGCGAAGTACACCGCCGGCACCACGAAGTACTTCTACCCGGCGCGCCTCCCCGAGGCGCACGTCCGCGCGGTGATGCAGGCGGCCGAGGCCGCGCACCGCGGGATCGGCTGCAGCGGCGTGACCCGCGTGGACTTCATCGTGGCCGGCGACGGGACGCCGTACATCCTGGAGGTGAACACGCTGCCCGGGATGACCGCGACGTCGCTCGTCCCGAAGATCGCCGCCGGCCTGGGCCTGTCGTTCCCCGACCTGTGCGAGCGGATCCTGGACGGCGCTGCGTTGAAGGCCTGA
- a CDS encoding cell division protein FtsQ/DivIB — protein sequence MARGPNRRRVDRVPGERRRRLARAMALALPSILALAALGGAATLGWRVGWKSDLLRVREIRFEGLSRATPQELLDLSPVQPGDHLLFVDTDAMAAALRRHPWIASAQVRRTFPPALEVQLAERRPAALVDLGGLYLVDDRGEVFKRAVPGDGLDLPVITGIEREAWAEGRGELAPLLGGALALLGRWSARGLDARSTISEIHVDPEYGTTLWSDEGTEIRLGQGDLEEKLTRLHRVLSALDAEGERAEVLHLDNRRRPDWVAVRVAGRRGEPDGRSSYAAGGGGGPQGRSSSLR from the coding sequence GTGGCGCGGGGTCCGAACCGGCGGCGCGTGGACAGGGTTCCGGGGGAGCGGCGGCGACGGCTGGCCCGCGCGATGGCGCTCGCCCTGCCCTCGATCCTCGCGCTCGCGGCCCTGGGCGGCGCCGCGACCCTCGGCTGGCGCGTCGGCTGGAAGAGCGACCTGCTGCGCGTCCGCGAGATCCGGTTCGAGGGGCTCTCGCGCGCGACGCCGCAGGAGCTGCTCGATCTCTCGCCGGTGCAGCCGGGCGACCACCTCCTGTTCGTCGACACCGACGCGATGGCGGCGGCGCTGCGGCGCCACCCCTGGATCGCGTCGGCCCAGGTCCGCCGCACCTTCCCGCCCGCGCTCGAGGTGCAGCTCGCGGAGCGGCGGCCGGCCGCGCTGGTGGACCTGGGCGGCCTGTACCTGGTGGACGACCGCGGCGAGGTGTTCAAGCGCGCGGTCCCGGGCGACGGGCTGGACCTGCCGGTCATCACCGGCATCGAGCGCGAGGCGTGGGCGGAGGGGCGCGGCGAGCTCGCGCCGCTGCTGGGCGGCGCCCTGGCGCTGCTCGGCCGCTGGTCGGCGCGCGGCCTCGACGCGCGCTCGACGATCTCGGAGATCCACGTGGACCCGGAGTACGGGACCACGCTCTGGTCGGACGAGGGGACGGAGATCCGCCTCGGACAGGGAGATCTGGAGGAGAAGCTGACGCGCCTCCACCGCGTCCTCTCGGCGCTCGACGCCGAGGGGGAGCGGGCGGAGGTGCTGCACCTGGACAACCGCCGCCGCCCGGACTGGGTGGCGGTCCGGGTGGCCGGTCGGCGCGGTGAGCCGGACGGACGGTCGTCGTACGCAGCGGGTGGTGGTGGTGGTCCGCAGGGACGCTCGTCGTCGCTGCGGTAG
- a CDS encoding cytochrome c3 family protein, with translation MHHGRAKVAGFLAAASIAAGAAGPARATPAGTAAAAPPVPAVRRAAAATAPLPPGQARSTHAPYAAGDCGACHRSADRASPGPLRHASVNAGCLECHEEMREVMARKLKHAPAVRSCTTCHNPHDGAGPSLLAAPVAELCARCHPGVAAQAAAAPMKHAPVTEGRACASCHDPHAARHEALLIAPAFELCVGCHSKDGMTAADGRTMLNMRRWLEENPVWHEPVRERDCAACHRTHGGDHPRLLVADLPDKLYAPYDRRSYALCFGCHNDRLVSEAETTAFTRFRDGARNLHAVHVNRERGLACRACHDAHASRQERHVRDSVAYGSGGYVLKLGFTRTASGGSCAKACHEAKAYVAR, from the coding sequence ATGCACCACGGGCGCGCCAAGGTGGCGGGATTCCTCGCCGCGGCCAGCATCGCTGCCGGGGCGGCCGGGCCGGCCCGCGCTACGCCCGCGGGGACGGCCGCGGCGGCGCCGCCCGTGCCCGCGGTGCGGCGCGCCGCCGCGGCGACGGCGCCGCTCCCGCCCGGCCAGGCCCGCTCGACCCACGCGCCGTACGCGGCCGGCGACTGCGGCGCCTGCCACCGCTCGGCCGACCGCGCCAGCCCCGGCCCCCTGCGCCACGCGAGCGTGAACGCCGGGTGCCTCGAGTGCCACGAGGAGATGCGCGAGGTGATGGCGCGCAAGCTCAAGCACGCGCCGGCCGTCCGCTCCTGCACCACCTGCCACAACCCGCACGACGGCGCCGGCCCGTCGCTGCTCGCGGCCCCGGTGGCCGAGCTGTGCGCCCGCTGCCACCCCGGGGTCGCCGCCCAGGCCGCCGCGGCGCCGATGAAGCACGCCCCGGTGACCGAGGGGCGGGCCTGCGCGAGCTGCCACGATCCCCACGCCGCCCGCCACGAGGCGCTGCTCATCGCGCCGGCATTCGAGCTGTGCGTCGGCTGCCACTCGAAGGACGGCATGACGGCGGCGGACGGGCGGACGATGCTCAACATGCGCCGATGGCTGGAGGAGAACCCGGTCTGGCACGAGCCGGTCCGCGAGCGCGACTGCGCCGCCTGCCACCGCACCCACGGCGGCGACCACCCGCGGCTGCTGGTGGCGGACCTGCCCGACAAGCTGTACGCGCCCTACGACCGGCGAAGCTACGCGCTCTGCTTCGGCTGCCACAACGACCGGCTGGTCTCGGAGGCCGAGACCACCGCGTTCACCCGCTTCCGGGACGGCGCCCGGAACCTGCACGCGGTGCACGTGAACCGGGAGCGGGGCCTCGCCTGCCGGGCCTGCCACGACGCGCACGCGTCCAGGCAGGAGCGGCACGTCCGCGACAGCGTGGCCTACGGGAGCGGCGGCTACGTGCTGAAGCTCGGCTTCACGCGCACCGCCAGCGGCGGGAGCTGCGCGAAGGCGTGCCACGAGGCGAAGGCGTACGTCGCCCGCTGA
- the ftsA gene encoding cell division protein FtsA has protein sequence MAKSGDILVGLDIGTTKICAIVGEVTDDGSIDIIGIGSHPSKGLRKGVVVNIDATVASIKRAIEEAEHMAGCEITTVYTGIAGGHIKAFPSHGVVAVKDKEVRQQDVDRVIDQAKAVAIPLDREVIHVLPQEFVVDDQDGVKEPVGMSGVRLEAKALIVTGAVSSAQNIVKCAQRTGLNVADIVLQPLASSLATLSEDEKELGVCLVDVGGGTTDIAIFHNGSIQHTAVISLGGNHLTNDVAVGLRTPTHEAERIKKQYGCAMASMVDKTETIEVPSVGGGQPRVLSRHILAEIVEPRVEEIFMLVQHEIQKCGMEEILASGVVITGGSTLLAGMPEMAEEVLGVPVRRGLPRGIGGLVDVVKSPMYATAVGLVIYGAHQQDDSPYFKIRDENVYRKVKVRMKEWLGQIF, from the coding sequence ATGGCGAAGAGCGGGGACATCCTCGTCGGCCTGGACATCGGCACGACGAAGATCTGCGCCATCGTCGGCGAGGTCACCGACGACGGCTCGATCGACATCATCGGCATCGGCTCGCACCCGTCGAAGGGGCTGCGGAAGGGCGTGGTGGTCAACATCGACGCCACCGTCGCCTCGATCAAGCGTGCGATCGAGGAGGCCGAGCACATGGCGGGGTGCGAGATCACCACCGTCTACACCGGCATCGCCGGCGGCCACATCAAGGCGTTCCCCTCGCACGGCGTGGTGGCGGTGAAGGACAAGGAGGTCCGCCAGCAGGACGTGGACCGCGTCATCGACCAGGCCAAGGCGGTCGCCATCCCGCTGGACCGCGAGGTGATCCACGTGCTCCCGCAGGAGTTCGTGGTGGACGACCAGGACGGCGTGAAGGAGCCGGTCGGGATGAGCGGCGTGCGCCTGGAGGCGAAGGCGCTCATCGTCACCGGCGCGGTCTCCTCGGCGCAGAACATCGTCAAGTGCGCGCAGCGCACCGGCCTGAACGTGGCCGACATCGTGCTGCAGCCGCTGGCCTCCTCGCTCGCGACGCTCTCCGAGGACGAGAAGGAGCTGGGCGTGTGCCTGGTGGACGTCGGCGGCGGCACCACCGACATCGCCATCTTCCACAACGGCTCGATCCAGCACACCGCGGTGATCTCGCTCGGCGGCAACCACCTCACCAACGACGTGGCGGTGGGGCTGCGCACGCCCACCCACGAGGCGGAGCGGATCAAGAAGCAGTACGGCTGCGCCATGGCCTCGATGGTGGACAAGACCGAGACCATCGAGGTGCCGAGCGTGGGCGGCGGCCAGCCGCGGGTCCTCTCGCGCCACATCCTCGCCGAGATCGTGGAGCCGCGCGTCGAGGAGATCTTCATGCTGGTGCAGCACGAGATCCAGAAATGCGGGATGGAGGAGATCCTCGCCTCGGGCGTGGTGATCACCGGCGGCTCGACGCTGCTCGCCGGGATGCCCGAGATGGCCGAGGAGGTGCTGGGCGTGCCGGTGCGGCGGGGGCTGCCGCGGGGGATCGGCGGCCTGGTGGACGTGGTGAAGAGCCCGATGTACGCCACCGCGGTCGGCCTGGTGATCTACGGCGCGCACCAGCAGGACGACAGCCCGTACTTCAAGATCCGCGACGAGAACGTGTACCGGAAGGTGAAGGTCCGCATGAAGGAGTGGCTCGGGCAGATCTTCTAG
- the ftsZ gene encoding cell division protein FtsZ, whose translation MIEYTDRQDAAKIKVIGVGGGGGNAINTMVAGRLEGVEFIAANTDVQALAANKAGVKIQLGKSASRGLGAGANPEVGRTAALEEREQIAAALEGADMVFVTAGMGGGTGTGGAPVVADIAKATGALTVGVVTKPFLFEGNKRRKQAEAGIAELAAAVDTLIVIPNQRLLSVAGENMSLADAFKRADEVLLNAVQGISDLITVHGIVNVDFADVRTIMGGQGMALMGTGRSSGEQRTVEAMQAAISSPLLEDVTLDGATGLLVNITGGPNLTLHEVNEAVSMAQSAADADANIIFGSVIDERLGDEVKITVIATGFQAREERSRAIARKVEPVEARAPATVRQVPPPLPVEATAKAPIRLQTPAAPAHATAPAKVSFRREAPVYRPADEDQYDIPAFLRRGNPPRE comes from the coding sequence ATGATCGAGTACACCGACAGGCAGGACGCGGCGAAGATCAAGGTGATCGGCGTCGGCGGCGGTGGCGGCAACGCCATCAACACCATGGTGGCGGGTCGCCTCGAGGGCGTGGAGTTCATCGCCGCCAACACCGACGTGCAGGCGCTGGCCGCGAACAAGGCGGGGGTGAAGATCCAGCTCGGCAAGTCCGCCTCGCGCGGGCTGGGCGCGGGCGCGAACCCCGAGGTGGGGCGCACCGCGGCGCTGGAGGAGCGCGAGCAGATCGCCGCGGCGCTCGAGGGCGCCGACATGGTGTTCGTGACCGCCGGCATGGGCGGCGGCACCGGCACCGGCGGCGCGCCGGTGGTGGCCGACATCGCGAAGGCCACCGGGGCGCTCACCGTGGGCGTGGTGACGAAGCCGTTCCTGTTCGAGGGGAACAAGCGGCGCAAGCAGGCCGAGGCCGGCATCGCCGAGCTGGCCGCGGCGGTCGACACGCTCATCGTGATCCCGAACCAGCGGCTGCTCTCGGTGGCGGGCGAGAACATGTCGCTCGCCGACGCGTTCAAGCGCGCCGACGAGGTGCTGCTGAACGCGGTGCAGGGCATCTCCGACCTCATCACCGTGCACGGCATCGTCAACGTGGACTTCGCCGACGTGCGCACCATCATGGGCGGCCAGGGCATGGCGCTCATGGGCACGGGCCGGTCCTCCGGCGAGCAGCGCACGGTCGAGGCGATGCAGGCCGCCATCAGCTCGCCGCTGCTCGAGGACGTCACGCTCGACGGCGCCACCGGCCTGCTGGTGAACATCACCGGCGGCCCGAACCTGACGCTGCACGAGGTGAACGAGGCGGTGTCGATGGCGCAGTCCGCCGCCGACGCCGACGCGAACATCATCTTCGGCTCGGTCATCGACGAGCGGCTGGGCGACGAGGTGAAGATCACCGTCATCGCCACCGGCTTCCAGGCGCGGGAGGAGCGCAGCCGCGCCATCGCCCGGAAGGTCGAGCCGGTGGAGGCGCGGGCGCCGGCGACGGTCCGGCAGGTGCCGCCGCCGCTGCCGGTCGAGGCCACCGCCAAGGCGCCCATCCGGCTGCAGACCCCGGCGGCGCCGGCCCACGCCACCGCGCCCGCGAAGGTGTCGTTCCGCCGCGAGGCGCCGGTGTACCGCCCGGCCGACGAGGACCAGTACGACATCCCGGCGTTCCTGCGC